In Herbaspirillum sp. WKF16, one genomic interval encodes:
- a CDS encoding thiamine pyrophosphate-binding protein, protein MSKLKTGGQLLVDALLAQDVDTAFCVPGESYLDVLNALYDQQQSVRVISCRHEGAAAFMAEAYGKLTGRPGICFVTRGPGATNASIGVHTAFQDSTPMVLFVGQVGRDMMEREAFQEIDYRRMFGQFTKWVAQIDDVSRVGEYVSRAFSVAMSGRPGPVVLALPEDMLTESTFPREIGRAEVPQSLPDPDALERMQQLLREARKPLMVLGGSGWDQDGVRAIARFAVQQNLPVAASFRRQDLFDNRHPNYVGEIGIGANPALTKMVTESDLIVSVGSRLGEMVTGGYTLLDIPRPRQKLVHVMPAPEELGRVYQTDVKIAATLNAFARAAAQLAPAGGEAWREWHKEARDNYLAYIEPAPRATGFDAGIAFKQMRGMLNQDAILTNGAGNYTAWAHRYYQFSQTRSQLAPTSGAMGYGVPAAIAAKLVFPQRQVICLGGDGCFLMTSQELATAVRHRLGIVFLVFNNGMYATIRMHQEKNYPGRVMATDLNNPDFVAYAKSFGADAVAINRTEDFAPALEKALATAGSTSLPYLIELVLDQEMLTPRATLSGLRKTALAERAEKA, encoded by the coding sequence ATGTCAAAACTGAAAACCGGCGGCCAGCTCCTGGTCGACGCGCTGCTCGCCCAGGACGTGGACACCGCGTTCTGCGTGCCGGGCGAAAGCTACCTCGACGTCCTCAACGCGCTCTACGACCAGCAGCAATCGGTGCGCGTGATCTCCTGTCGCCACGAAGGCGCGGCCGCCTTCATGGCCGAAGCCTACGGCAAGCTCACCGGCCGCCCCGGCATCTGCTTCGTCACGCGCGGCCCCGGCGCCACCAACGCCAGCATCGGCGTGCATACCGCCTTCCAGGACTCGACCCCGATGGTGCTCTTCGTGGGCCAGGTCGGGCGCGACATGATGGAGCGCGAAGCCTTCCAGGAGATCGACTACCGCCGCATGTTCGGCCAGTTCACCAAGTGGGTGGCGCAGATCGACGACGTCTCGCGCGTGGGCGAATACGTCTCGCGCGCCTTCTCGGTGGCGATGTCGGGACGCCCCGGCCCGGTGGTGCTGGCGCTGCCGGAAGACATGCTGACCGAATCGACCTTCCCGCGCGAGATCGGCCGCGCCGAGGTGCCGCAGTCGCTGCCCGATCCGGACGCGCTGGAACGCATGCAGCAGCTGCTGCGCGAGGCCAGGAAGCCGCTGATGGTGCTGGGCGGTTCCGGCTGGGACCAGGACGGCGTGCGCGCCATCGCCCGCTTCGCGGTCCAGCAGAACCTGCCGGTGGCGGCCTCGTTCCGCCGCCAGGATTTGTTCGACAACCGTCATCCCAACTACGTGGGCGAGATCGGCATCGGCGCCAATCCTGCGCTGACGAAGATGGTGACGGAATCCGACCTGATCGTCTCGGTCGGATCGCGCCTGGGCGAGATGGTGACCGGCGGCTACACCCTGCTGGACATCCCGCGCCCGCGCCAGAAGCTGGTGCACGTGATGCCCGCGCCCGAGGAGCTGGGCCGCGTCTACCAGACCGACGTCAAGATCGCCGCCACGCTGAACGCCTTCGCGCGCGCCGCGGCGCAACTGGCGCCGGCCGGCGGCGAGGCCTGGCGCGAATGGCACAAGGAGGCGCGCGACAACTACCTGGCCTACATCGAGCCGGCCCCGCGCGCCACCGGCTTCGACGCCGGCATCGCCTTCAAGCAGATGCGCGGCATGCTCAACCAGGACGCCATCCTCACCAACGGCGCCGGCAACTACACCGCCTGGGCGCACCGCTACTACCAGTTCTCGCAGACCAGGAGCCAGCTCGCGCCCACCAGCGGCGCCATGGGCTACGGCGTGCCGGCCGCGATTGCGGCCAAGCTGGTATTCCCGCAGCGCCAGGTGATCTGCCTGGGCGGCGACGGCTGCTTCCTGATGACCTCGCAAGAGCTGGCGACAGCCGTGCGCCACCGCCTGGGCATCGTGTTCCTGGTGTTCAACAACGGCATGTACGCCACCATCCGCATGCACCAGGAAAAGAACTACCCCGGCCGCGTGATGGCGACCGACCTCAACAATCCCGACTTCGTCGCCTACGCCAAGTCCTTCGGCGCCGATGCCGTGGCCATCAACCGCACCGAGGACTTCGCGCCGGCGCTGGAGAAGGCCCTGGCCACCGCCGGCTCGACCTCGCTGCCCTACCTGATCGAACTGGTGCTGGACCAGGAAATGCTGACCCCGCGCGCCACCCTCTCGGGCCTGCGCAAGACCGCCCTGGCCGAGCGCGCCGAGAAGGCCTGA
- a CDS encoding helix-turn-helix domain-containing protein: MKSINFPDDTPNFEVSDFGGGADKFVFDLVKLEGRNEIPRPFLHRHSYYHILWMSQARGNHVLDFDNYPIRPHSVFFISPGQIHGWTSEIDASGYAINFSPEFFLQVFPRIEELADFPFFHIANTDPVLYLTPGQHEELFPLLMEIEKEYAGDQRWRYDVVRSFLQILLTRMRRLHRPHGADSGLPRSYSLTKRFKLLIEQHYLEFGSVQDYAQRLFVTDRKLNEAVKSTTGKTATQLIHERILMEAKRLLAQSELSIAEISYRLNFDDFAYFCRFFKKNVQMTPGEFKKKFSAPLA; encoded by the coding sequence ATGAAATCAATCAATTTCCCGGACGACACGCCCAACTTCGAGGTATCCGACTTCGGCGGCGGCGCCGACAAGTTCGTGTTCGACCTGGTCAAGCTGGAAGGTCGCAACGAGATCCCGCGTCCCTTCCTGCATCGCCACAGCTACTACCACATCCTGTGGATGTCGCAGGCGCGCGGCAACCACGTGCTGGACTTCGACAACTACCCGATCCGCCCGCACTCGGTGTTCTTCATCTCGCCCGGGCAGATCCACGGCTGGACCTCGGAGATCGACGCCAGCGGCTACGCGATCAACTTCAGCCCCGAGTTCTTTCTGCAGGTCTTCCCGCGCATCGAGGAGCTGGCCGACTTCCCCTTTTTCCATATCGCCAACACCGACCCGGTGCTCTACCTTACGCCGGGCCAGCATGAGGAACTGTTTCCGCTGCTGATGGAAATCGAGAAGGAATACGCCGGCGACCAGCGCTGGCGCTACGACGTGGTACGCTCCTTCCTGCAGATCCTGCTGACCCGCATGCGCCGCCTGCACCGCCCGCACGGCGCCGACTCCGGCCTGCCGCGCAGCTACAGCCTGACCAAGCGATTCAAGCTGCTCATCGAGCAGCACTACCTCGAATTCGGCTCGGTACAGGACTACGCGCAGCGCCTGTTCGTCACCGACCGCAAGCTCAACGAGGCGGTCAAGAGCACCACCGGCAAGACCGCGACCCAACTGATCCACGAACGCATCCTGATGGAAGCCAAGCGCCTGCTGGCGCAGTCGGAACTGTCCATCGCCGAGATTTCCTACCGCCTCAACTTCGACGATTTCGCCTACTTCTGCCGCTTCTTCAAGAAGAACGTGCAGATGACGCCGGGCGAGTTCAAGAAGAAGTTCTCGGCGCCGCTGGCCTGA
- a CDS encoding NIPSNAP family protein produces MLLDVRTYTARPGTLKKHLELYEKNGFDIQRRHLGEPLAYLVAESGRLNSYTHIWVYRDAADREARRAALQADPQWSAYLKLSGDAGYLVSQENQLMTPAKFAPLRLP; encoded by the coding sequence ATGTTGCTGGATGTCCGCACCTACACCGCCCGTCCGGGCACGCTGAAGAAGCACCTCGAGCTGTACGAGAAGAACGGCTTCGATATCCAGCGCCGTCACCTCGGCGAACCGCTGGCCTACCTGGTGGCCGAGTCGGGCCGCCTCAACAGCTACACCCACATCTGGGTATACCGCGACGCCGCCGACCGCGAAGCGCGCCGCGCCGCGCTGCAGGCAGATCCGCAGTGGAGCGCCTACCTGAAGCTGTCGGGCGACGCCGGCTACCTGGTCTCGCAGGAAAACCAGCTGATGACGCCGGCCAAGTTCGCGCCGCTGCGCCTGCCCTGA
- a CDS encoding L-lactate permease, whose amino-acid sequence MFQQIYDPVNGSLFASALFAMLPLLSMFVMLGWLKISPHVSALVSLAICVLVAAFVYHMPMGVALNVGAYGAVFSVLTVLWIIVNAIWLYNLTVKSGHFAVLRDSFALISDDPRIQAILIAFSFGALIEALAGAGTPVAIAGAMLVAIGLHPLKAAVIALVADTAPVAFGALSVPITTLAQVTGIPFEELGHHVGHQTPVIAALVPLVLVWIMDGKRGLRQTWVAAVTAGLAFGIAQWASARFFSVVLADVVGALASAAAMVVLLKFWQPEKLPADAFQNDVTRKAENVAITHSRKQLMLAYAPYALIIAIFTIVQFGFVQKWLAAGTFKFAWPGLAITAQDGKAVGTMFTLNTLSAAGSLLLVAGVITAMMLRVSAAQAAETYGKTLVQMRWAVPTVLCVMALAFVMNYSGQTGTLGRWLAGTGSAFAFLSPVIGWIGVAVTGSDNSANALFGALQVAAAHETGLSPALLAAANASGGVLGKMISPQSLAVGAAAVGIIGQEGLIFRKVVGWSLILLLAMAVLVYLQSTPVLSWML is encoded by the coding sequence ATGTTTCAACAAATCTACGATCCGGTCAACGGATCGCTGTTCGCATCCGCCTTGTTCGCGATGCTGCCGCTGCTGTCGATGTTCGTGATGCTGGGCTGGCTGAAGATCTCGCCGCACGTCTCGGCGCTGGTGTCGCTGGCCATCTGCGTGCTGGTGGCGGCCTTCGTCTATCACATGCCCATGGGCGTGGCGCTCAATGTGGGCGCCTATGGCGCGGTGTTCTCGGTGCTGACCGTGCTGTGGATCATCGTCAATGCGATCTGGCTGTACAACCTGACGGTGAAGTCCGGCCACTTCGCGGTGCTGCGCGACAGCTTCGCGCTGATCAGCGACGACCCGCGCATCCAGGCCATCCTGATTGCGTTCAGCTTCGGTGCGCTGATCGAGGCGCTGGCCGGCGCCGGCACGCCGGTGGCCATCGCCGGCGCGATGCTGGTGGCGATCGGCCTGCATCCGTTGAAGGCGGCGGTGATCGCGCTGGTGGCCGATACCGCGCCGGTGGCCTTCGGCGCGCTGTCGGTGCCCATCACCACCCTGGCGCAGGTGACCGGCATTCCCTTCGAGGAGCTGGGCCATCACGTCGGCCACCAGACGCCGGTGATCGCCGCGCTGGTGCCGCTGGTGCTGGTGTGGATCATGGACGGCAAGCGCGGCCTGCGCCAGACCTGGGTGGCGGCGGTGACCGCCGGCCTGGCCTTCGGCATCGCGCAGTGGGCCAGCGCCAGGTTCTTCTCGGTGGTGCTGGCCGACGTGGTGGGCGCGCTGGCCTCGGCCGCGGCGATGGTGGTGCTGCTGAAGTTCTGGCAGCCGGAGAAGCTGCCGGCCGACGCTTTCCAGAACGACGTCACCAGGAAGGCGGAGAATGTGGCGATCACACATTCGCGCAAGCAGCTGATGCTGGCATATGCGCCGTATGCGCTGATCATCGCGATCTTCACCATCGTGCAGTTCGGCTTCGTGCAGAAGTGGCTGGCCGCAGGCACCTTCAAGTTCGCCTGGCCGGGCCTGGCGATCACCGCCCAGGACGGCAAGGCCGTGGGTACCATGTTTACGCTTAATACACTCTCGGCGGCCGGTTCGCTGCTGCTGGTGGCCGGCGTGATCACGGCGATGATGCTGCGCGTGTCGGCGGCGCAGGCGGCCGAGACCTACGGCAAGACGCTGGTGCAGATGCGCTGGGCGGTGCCGACCGTGTTGTGCGTGATGGCGCTGGCCTTCGTGATGAACTACTCGGGCCAGACCGGCACGCTGGGCCGCTGGCTGGCGGGCACCGGGTCGGCGTTCGCCTTCCTGTCGCCGGTGATCGGCTGGATCGGCGTGGCGGTGACCGGCTCGGACAACTCGGCCAACGCGCTGTTCGGCGCGCTGCAGGTGGCGGCGGCGCATGAGACCGGCCTGTCGCCGGCGCTGCTGGCGGCGGCCAATGCCTCGGGCGGCGTGCTGGGCAAGATGATCTCGCCGCAGAGCCTCGCGGTGGGGGCGGCTGCGGTGGGCATCATCGGGCAGGAAGGGCTGATCTTCCGTAAAGTGGTGGGCTGGAGCCTGATCCTGCTGCTGGCGATGGCGGTGCTGGTGTACCTGCAATCGACGCCGGTGCTGTCGTGGATGCTGTAA
- a CDS encoding SDR family NAD(P)-dependent oxidoreductase, which produces MLDYKKLFDLSGKAAVVIGAGSGIGRASAEAIGSLGARVICADADLAGAEAAAAGIVAAGGRAEAYRINAADGGEIEALAQHAQKALGRIDIAVSTPALNIRKLIVDYTEEEYDRVMNLNMKGTFNFFRSFGRPMMKQGFGSIVACSSMRAVTIEPGLGVYAASKAGIAQLVKAFAAEMGPYGVRVNAVMPSIIETRLTAPLKERADIFKTYAGHTVLNRWGQPSEVGSAVAFLASDAASYISGSSLSVDGGWTAIDGPPTGLTATRPSE; this is translated from the coding sequence ATGCTGGACTACAAAAAATTGTTTGACCTGAGCGGCAAGGCGGCCGTGGTGATCGGCGCCGGCTCGGGCATCGGCCGCGCCTCGGCCGAAGCCATCGGCAGCCTGGGCGCGCGGGTGATCTGCGCCGACGCCGACCTGGCCGGCGCCGAAGCCGCCGCCGCCGGCATCGTCGCCGCAGGCGGCCGGGCCGAGGCTTACCGCATCAATGCCGCCGACGGCGGCGAGATCGAGGCGCTGGCGCAGCATGCGCAGAAGGCGCTGGGCAGGATCGACATCGCGGTGAGCACCCCGGCGCTGAACATCCGCAAGCTGATCGTCGACTACACCGAGGAAGAGTACGACCGCGTCATGAACCTGAACATGAAGGGCACGTTCAATTTCTTCCGCAGCTTCGGCCGGCCGATGATGAAGCAGGGCTTCGGCAGCATCGTCGCCTGCTCGTCGATGCGGGCGGTGACCATCGAGCCGGGCCTGGGCGTATATGCCGCCTCCAAGGCCGGCATCGCGCAGCTGGTGAAGGCCTTCGCCGCCGAGATGGGACCGTACGGCGTGCGCGTGAACGCGGTCATGCCCAGCATCATCGAGACGCGCCTGACCGCGCCTCTGAAGGAGCGTGCCGACATCTTCAAGACCTATGCCGGCCATACCGTGCTCAACCGCTGGGGCCAGCCTTCGGAGGTCGGTTCGGCGGTGGCCTTCCTGGCGTCCGACGCGGCCAGCTACATCTCCGGCAGTTCGCTCTCGGTGGACGGCGGCTGGACCGCGATCGACGGGCCGCCGACCGGGCTGACCGCGACCAGGCCGTCGGAGTAA
- the sodB gene encoding superoxide dismutase [Fe], protein MAHTLPALPYDLDALAPTISKETLEYHYGKHHQTYVTNLNNLIPGTEFENLSLEEIIKKSSGGIFNNAAQVWNHTFYWNGLTPKGQGAPSGALADAINAKWGTFDAFKAEFTKQGLANFGSGWTWLVKKADGSLDIVNTTGAGTPLTTDSKPLLTVDVWEHAYYIDYRNARAKYVESYWGIINWDFVAKNFA, encoded by the coding sequence ATGGCACATACCCTTCCGGCACTGCCTTACGATCTGGACGCGCTGGCGCCCACCATCTCCAAGGAGACCCTGGAATATCACTACGGCAAGCACCACCAGACCTATGTGACCAACCTGAACAACCTGATCCCGGGCACCGAATTCGAAAACCTGTCCCTGGAAGAGATCATCAAGAAGTCTTCCGGCGGCATCTTCAACAACGCCGCCCAGGTGTGGAACCACACCTTCTACTGGAACGGCCTGACCCCCAAGGGCCAAGGCGCTCCGAGCGGCGCGCTGGCTGACGCCATCAACGCCAAGTGGGGCACCTTCGACGCCTTCAAGGCCGAGTTCACCAAGCAAGGCCTGGCCAACTTCGGCTCGGGCTGGACCTGGCTGGTCAAGAAGGCCGACGGTTCGCTCGACATCGTCAACACCACCGGCGCCGGCACCCCGCTGACCACCGACAGCAAGCCGCTGCTGACCGTGGACGTGTGGGAACACGCCTACTACATCGACTACCGCAACGCGCGCGCCAAGTACGTCGAGAGCTACTGGGGCATCATCAACTGGGACTTCGTCGCCAAGAACTTCGCTTGA
- the xseA gene encoding exodeoxyribonuclease VII large subunit: MPADKFPPFPQARPAQPVAGGDGGPPVLTVSALNQSVARVLERTFPLIWVKGEISNFTRAASGHWYFNLKDDGAQVRAVMFKGRAQHAGFTPREGDKVEVRTLVTLYAPRGDYQLNVEAIRRSGVGDLYAAFVQLKERLEREGLFDRDAKRPLPVFPRRIGIVTSPQAAALRDVLTTLRRRAPHVEVILYPTPVQGEGSAQRIAAAIETASARAECDVLLVGRGGGSIEDLWSFNEEVVARAIAGCSMPVISGVGHETDFTIADFAADLRAPTPTAAAEMAATARADWLAGVRGHAADLTRALRRSLTERSQTVDWLSRRLVNPGAYIQHERVKLLALQTRLSHATRVPLTQMRHRLQQLSTRLAHQLPDTAHARRDVSDLARRLQGALAAQQLRRRQALAGLNSQLELLNPQRTLERGYAIVTDRHGRVLHSPAELAARSELTIRLAQGSAEVGIASVQPRLD, encoded by the coding sequence ATGCCCGCAGACAAGTTTCCGCCCTTCCCCCAGGCCCGCCCGGCCCAGCCCGTTGCCGGCGGCGACGGCGGCCCGCCGGTGCTGACCGTGTCGGCGCTGAACCAGTCGGTGGCGCGCGTGCTGGAGCGCACCTTCCCGCTGATCTGGGTCAAGGGCGAGATCTCCAACTTCACCCGGGCCGCCTCGGGCCACTGGTACTTCAACCTCAAGGACGACGGCGCCCAGGTGCGCGCCGTGATGTTCAAGGGCCGCGCCCAGCATGCCGGCTTCACGCCGCGTGAGGGCGACAAGGTCGAGGTGCGCACCCTGGTCACCCTGTACGCCCCGCGCGGCGACTACCAGTTGAACGTCGAGGCGATCCGCCGCTCCGGCGTGGGCGACCTCTACGCCGCCTTCGTCCAGCTCAAGGAAAGACTGGAGCGCGAAGGCCTGTTCGACCGCGACGCCAAGCGCCCCCTGCCGGTCTTCCCGCGCCGCATCGGCATCGTCACCAGCCCGCAGGCGGCGGCGCTGCGCGATGTGCTGACCACGCTGCGCCGCCGCGCGCCGCATGTCGAAGTGATCCTCTACCCGACGCCGGTGCAGGGCGAAGGCTCGGCCCAGCGCATCGCTGCCGCCATCGAAACCGCCAGCGCGCGCGCCGAATGCGACGTGCTGCTGGTGGGTCGCGGCGGCGGCAGCATCGAAGACCTGTGGTCCTTCAACGAAGAAGTGGTGGCGCGCGCCATCGCCGGCTGCTCCATGCCGGTGATCTCGGGCGTGGGCCATGAAACCGATTTCACCATCGCCGACTTCGCCGCCGACCTGCGCGCGCCGACCCCGACCGCGGCCGCCGAAATGGCCGCCACCGCGCGCGCCGACTGGCTGGCCGGGGTGCGCGGCCATGCCGCCGACCTCACGCGCGCGCTGCGCCGCTCGCTCACGGAGAGGTCGCAGACGGTGGACTGGCTGTCGCGCCGGCTGGTCAATCCCGGCGCCTATATCCAGCACGAGCGGGTCAAGCTGCTGGCGCTGCAGACCCGGCTCTCGCACGCCACCCGCGTGCCGCTCACGCAGATGCGGCATCGCCTGCAGCAGCTCTCCACCCGCCTGGCGCACCAGTTGCCCGATACCGCCCATGCGCGACGCGATGTGTCCGACCTGGCGCGCCGGCTGCAGGGCGCGCTGGCCGCGCAGCAGCTGCGCCGGCGCCAGGCGCTGGCCGGCCTCAACAGCCAGCTCGAACTGCTCAACCCGCAGCGCACGCTGGAGCGCGGCTACGCCATCGTCACCGACCGCCACGGCCGCGTGCTGCACTCCCCGGCCGAGCTGGCCGCGCGCAGCGAGCTCACCATCCGCCTGGCGCAAGGCAGCGCCGAGGTCGGCATCGCCAGCGTCCAGCCGCGCTTGGACTGA
- a CDS encoding MotA/TolQ/ExbB proton channel family protein, which produces MLAIILAAGWPIWPLLIASIIGLALIIERLVYLRRSRVLPPELLADVVRVYQSGRVNDDVIDKLEQNSPLGHVLAAGLRNVDAPREVMKEAIEEAGQAAAHRLERFLTTLGTIASLAPLMGLFGTVVGMIEIFASQNAAGTNPAQLAHGISVALYNTGFGLAIAMPALVFYRHFRALVDSFVVDMEQQAVKFVDIVHDVRR; this is translated from the coding sequence TTGCTCGCCATCATCCTCGCCGCCGGCTGGCCGATCTGGCCCTTGCTGATCGCTTCCATCATCGGCCTGGCGCTGATCATCGAACGGCTGGTCTACCTGCGTCGCAGCCGCGTGCTGCCGCCGGAACTGCTGGCCGACGTGGTGCGGGTCTACCAGAGCGGCCGCGTCAACGACGACGTGATCGACAAGCTGGAACAGAATTCGCCGCTGGGCCATGTGCTGGCCGCCGGCCTGCGCAACGTCGACGCCCCGCGCGAAGTGATGAAGGAAGCCATCGAGGAGGCCGGCCAGGCCGCCGCCCACCGCCTCGAGCGCTTCCTCACCACGCTGGGCACGATCGCCTCGCTGGCGCCGCTGATGGGCCTGTTCGGCACCGTGGTCGGCATGATCGAGATCTTCGCCTCGCAGAACGCCGCCGGCACCAATCCGGCGCAGTTGGCGCACGGCATCTCGGTGGCGCTCTACAACACCGGCTTCGGCCTGGCCATCGCCATGCCGGCGCTGGTGTTCTACCGCCACTTCCGCGCCCTGGTCGACAGCTTCGTGGTCGACATGGAGCAGCAGGCGGTCAAGTTCGTCGACATCGTGCACGACGTGCGCCGCTGA
- a CDS encoding ExbD/TolR family protein has translation MNFRKGRPREDLEINLIPFIDVLLVIVIFLMVTTTYSKFTALQITLPTADAQKALEQPFEINIAVDANGRYAINNARIAARDAQGLSDEMQTAVKNAGAKGDPVIIINADALATHQTVVNVLEAARIAGYPKVTFAAQSSGGK, from the coding sequence ATGAATTTCCGCAAGGGACGCCCGCGCGAGGACCTGGAGATCAACCTGATCCCCTTCATCGACGTGCTGCTGGTGATCGTGATCTTCCTGATGGTGACCACCACCTACAGCAAGTTCACCGCGCTGCAGATCACGCTGCCCACGGCCGACGCGCAGAAGGCGCTGGAGCAGCCTTTCGAGATCAATATCGCGGTCGACGCCAACGGCCGCTACGCCATCAACAACGCCCGCATCGCCGCGCGCGACGCGCAAGGCCTGTCCGACGAGATGCAGACGGCGGTGAAGAACGCCGGCGCCAAGGGCGATCCGGTGATCATCATCAACGCCGACGCGCTGGCCACCCACCAGACCGTGGTCAACGTGCTGGAAGCGGCGCGCATCGCGGGTTATCCCAAGGTGACCTTCGCGGCGCAGTCCAGCGGCGGCAAGTAA
- the lpxK gene encoding tetraacyldisaccharide 4'-kinase, with the protein MKTPGNRDLADSNYNAEAVLTRAWQSRGPLACLLWPLSLLFGALAALRRALFALGIRQAARLPAPVIVVGNVFVGGTGKTPFSIWLIEALRAAGYTPGVISRGYGGEQDVAEVNAGSAAARVGDEPLLIVQRTGVPLVVGRRRAQAGLALLAAHPEVDVVISDDGLQHYALARDIEIVLSDARGAGNGWLLPAGPLREPASRRRDFSVVNLPAASAAPAEAYAMRLEAGDAVQLAPPCARRPLAAMGEGGARIAAVAGIGNPGRFFATLSGAGLAFAERPLPDHHDFAGNPFAGLSADVILITEKDAVKCRAIEAIRNDPRIWVVPVSARIEGALAEHIVEKLRERPTA; encoded by the coding sequence ATGAAGACCCCGGGGAACCGAGATTTGGCCGATTCCAACTACAACGCAGAAGCCGTCCTGACCCGCGCCTGGCAAAGCCGCGGCCCGCTGGCCTGCCTGCTGTGGCCGCTGTCGCTGCTGTTCGGCGCGCTGGCGGCGCTGCGGCGCGCGCTGTTCGCGCTGGGCATCAGGCAGGCGGCTCGCCTGCCGGCGCCGGTGATCGTGGTCGGCAACGTGTTCGTCGGCGGCACCGGCAAGACTCCGTTCTCGATCTGGCTGATCGAGGCGTTGCGCGCGGCCGGATATACGCCGGGCGTTATTTCGCGCGGCTATGGCGGCGAGCAGGATGTGGCGGAGGTGAATGCCGGCTCGGCCGCCGCGCGCGTGGGCGACGAGCCGCTGCTGATCGTGCAGCGCACCGGCGTGCCGCTGGTGGTGGGGCGTCGCCGCGCGCAGGCCGGGCTTGCGCTGCTGGCCGCGCATCCCGAGGTGGACGTGGTGATTTCCGACGACGGCCTGCAGCACTACGCGCTGGCGCGCGACATCGAGATCGTGCTGTCGGACGCGCGCGGCGCCGGCAATGGCTGGTTGCTGCCGGCCGGCCCCCTGCGCGAACCGGCGTCGCGCCGGCGCGATTTCAGCGTGGTCAACCTGCCGGCGGCCAGCGCCGCGCCGGCCGAGGCCTACGCCATGCGGCTCGAGGCCGGCGACGCCGTCCAGCTGGCGCCGCCCTGCGCGCGCCGTCCGCTGGCGGCGATGGGCGAGGGCGGCGCGCGCATCGCGGCGGTCGCCGGCATCGGCAACCCGGGGCGCTTCTTCGCGACGCTCTCCGGCGCCGGACTGGCCTTCGCCGAGCGTCCCTTGCCGGACCACCACGACTTCGCCGGCAATCCTTTTGCCGGCCTGTCCGCCGATGTCATCCTGATCACGGAGAAGGATGCAGTAAAATGCAGGGCTATCGAGGCCATCCGAAACGACCCGCGCATCTGGGTCGTGCCCGTATCGGCGCGCATTGAAGGCGCGCTGGCTGAACACATAGTGGAGAAACTCCGTGAACGCCCGACTGCTTGA
- a CDS encoding Trm112 family protein, which produces MNARLLDILVCPVCKGPLEYDKKAQELICKGDKLAYPIRDGIPIMWADEARDIGAAPAAPAA; this is translated from the coding sequence GTGAACGCCCGACTGCTTGATATCCTGGTCTGCCCCGTCTGCAAGGGCCCGTTGGAGTACGACAAAAAAGCGCAGGAACTGATCTGCAAAGGCGACAAGCTGGCCTACCCCATCCGTGATGGCATTCCCATCATGTGGGCGGACGAAGCGCGCGACATCGGCGCTGCCCCGGCCGCGCCGGCGGCCTGA
- the kdsB gene encoding 3-deoxy-manno-octulosonate cytidylyltransferase encodes MSFTVIIPARLASTRLPNKPLADLGGKPMIVRVAERAALSGAGRIIVATDHHDIHAACRQHGVEVAMTRADHPSGTDRIAEVAASLDLADDAVVVNVQGDEPLIDPGLIAATAAHIKAGVPMATAAHAIETAADAFNPNVVKVVLNKEGCAMYFSRATIPWHRDAFAKTRDVLPEAHGPEHANDYAPLRHIGLYAYSNKFLQLYPTLTASPVERIEALEQLRVLWHGHSIAVHVTSLVPEAGVDTPEDLLRVRKHFEAPPDSPLVKTISSL; translated from the coding sequence ATGTCCTTCACCGTCATCATCCCGGCGCGCCTGGCATCGACGCGCCTGCCCAACAAGCCCCTGGCCGACCTCGGCGGCAAGCCGATGATCGTGCGCGTGGCCGAACGCGCCGCGCTCTCGGGCGCCGGGCGCATCATCGTCGCCACCGACCATCACGACATCCACGCCGCCTGCCGGCAGCACGGCGTGGAGGTGGCGATGACGCGCGCCGACCATCCGTCGGGCACCGACCGCATCGCCGAGGTGGCGGCCTCGCTGGACCTGGCCGACGACGCCGTGGTGGTCAACGTGCAGGGCGACGAGCCGCTGATCGATCCCGGCCTGATCGCCGCCACCGCGGCGCATATCAAGGCCGGCGTGCCGATGGCCACCGCCGCGCACGCCATCGAGACTGCCGCCGACGCCTTCAATCCCAACGTGGTGAAAGTGGTGCTGAACAAGGAAGGCTGCGCCATGTACTTCTCGCGCGCCACCATTCCCTGGCATCGCGACGCCTTCGCCAAGACGCGCGACGTCCTGCCCGAGGCGCACGGCCCCGAGCATGCCAACGACTACGCGCCGCTGCGCCACATCGGCCTGTACGCGTACAGCAACAAGTTCCTGCAGCTGTACCCGACCCTCACCGCTTCGCCGGTGGAGCGCATCGAAGCGCTGGAGCAGTTGCGCGTGCTGTGGCACGGCCACTCGATCGCCGTGCACGTCACCTCGCTGGTGCCGGAGGCCGGCGTCGATACGCCGGAAGACCTGTTGCGCGTGCGCAAGCATTTCGAGGCGCCGCCGGACAGCCCGCTGGTCAAGACCATCTCCTCGCTCTGA